TGAGTCTGACCCATGGGCATGCCGGCCATCTCGTGGTCGGGCATGGTCATTTGTTTAGATGAATGTTGGTGTTTCGTCATACATCACAACTCCCTTCACAATCGTCCGGTAGGCAGTCACACGGCACACTGGCCGGAGCGGTTGGCAATTTTTGTTCTAAATGGGCCATCAGCGTTTCCACGTCACCACGACTGAGGTCGAGTTGGTCGATCACGTGGGCTAAGGCGGTTCCGCGGTGCATCGCGCACATCTGATTCAGTTCGGTTAACAACGCGGCGTCCATCGCGGCCTGCTCCTTAATCTGGGGCGTATAAATATACTGGCGCCCCTGTTTGGTAGTGGCCAGTGCGCCCTTCTTGACCAGGCGACCAATCAACGTTTTGATGGTTGGGGCCTTCCAGTCGTGTTGTTTTTCCAATAGTGAAATGATGGTGCGACTGTCGGCCTGCTTTAAGGTCCAAACGACCCGCATGACCCGCCATTCGGCGTCGGAAATCGTAGCGGTAACTTCAGTGGTTGCCATAACCCACACTCCTTTAATCGACTACAAATGTAATCTTACTTTCTGACAACAGTTTACAGCCCCTGGGCAGGGGTGTCAAGCTAGGCGATGACAGTAATGATAAATATTTTTCTAATAGGTTAAAATTTCAGCAAGTTTCAATGAATTTACGTTATCCTGAGGTACACTCTGTATAATGAGAAGGAGTTTTTTAGCGAAAGGAGCGTTTGACGCGTGAAAAGTTTAAAACGCTGGTTAGTTCGGGTCAGTGCCGGGCTAGCCGTCTTGGCAGGATTAGCCCCTGTGCTGCCGGCCCACGCCGCCAGTGGCGTCTCGAAGGTCCCAGCGCGGGCGGCTTACGTGATGGATGCCCAGAGTGGGCAGGTCCTGTATCAACAAAATGCCAACAAACGGTACCCCATTGCATCATTAAGTAAGCTTTTAACGGTGTATTTAACGGTCAAGGCCATTGATAGTGGCAAGATTAATTGGACGGATCAGGTCCCCGTGGATCATAACCTGATTCGGTTGAGTCATAATTCCGTATTTTCGTCACTCCGAATGAAGAACAGTGACCAGTTTACGGTCAAGGAATTGGTGGTGGCGGCCATGGTGGCTTCGTCCAACAGTGCGGCTTCGGCGTTAGGTGATTATGTGGCGGGCAGTAACGCCGCCTTCATCGAAGCGATGAACCAGCAATGTCAGGACTGGGGCATCAACGCGCACTTTATCAGCTCGTCCGGGTTGGATAATTCCGACCTGAAGAGTTACGGGTACCGGCTTCCCGGTACCGGGGCCACCGAGGAAAACTTGGTTTCGGCCAAGGCCATTTCCATTGTGGCCCAGCACCTGTTAGCGGCCGACCCGGCAATTACGCAGATTGCCAGCAAGACCGAAGCCACGGTCAACGGGACCACGATCTATAACGAGAATAGCTGCTTGCCGGGAAAGTCCCAATATAAAAAAGAAAGCCAGATTGATGGCTTAAAGACCGGCTACACGGAAAACGCTAAACTGTGTTATACGGCGACCTTTTGGGTCAACGGGGAACGGATGATTGCGACCATCTTGGGTGGTGATACCACCTTCTCCGCCATGAACAAGTTAATCAAGCAGGTCAAACAAACCTACCAGCTCCAGCCCACGGCCCTGAATAGTCGGACCGTTACGCTGGTCAACGGTGCTAAGGTCATGGCGGCCCCGAACACCTCGCAGGTCGGGTCGTGGACCCAGGGGAATCAGACCGATACCATTACCACCAGTTTTAAGCCCCAACTGACGGCTACCCAGTTGAAAACCGGGCAGGTTCAGACGGGAGAACCGGTGGGGGAATTGACCGTGGCCGATCAGCAGACGGGCATTACCCAGCACGTGACCTACTACGCGCGCAGTAACGCCACGCTGTTCACCAGCCATCAGGCCTTCCAAACGACGACGAGTCAGCCGGCCACGCTGCTAAAGGCGTTGACCGCCCAGACGGCGGTCTTTGCCAGCGGCCTTTGACGCGGATGGGTGCGCCTGGTACACTAATTAACAGCAACATAGAGATAAACCTGTTATAGCGTTGAAGAGGAGGACCGTTGTCGCGGTCCTCCTTTTTGTTGGGTTAAAGGTGGTCGCCGCCAATTGATGGCGGCTGGCGTGCATGTTAGAATAAGCTCCATTTGCAATGTGGGGGATGATGAGATGAAGTGGTGGCGAGAACGACAACGGGCATTTGCGACGCAGCTGGATGAGCGCGAAATGCGCTGGGTTCGTTACCTGCTAATTGGCCTGTTGATTGTTGGAATTGGGCTCGCGGTAGGCCGGCGTACCGAGCTGAGTAGCGGTGTCGTGGGAGCTTGGATGCTCCTCGTGGGCGATTATTGGGCGATCCGGTTGGCGCAACGGCGGGTGAATTTTCTCCTCGGCCTGTTACTGGGGTACCTGGGGGCACTGATTGGGGGCCTGAGCTTGCTGTTGGGCTTGGGTTCGCTGTTTTGATCCCAATGCATCATAATGACTAATTACTGCCGAAACATGAAGATTCCCCGGACGATTTCCCCGCCAATCAGGAGTAACATGACGGTCCAAGAAACGATGGTCAACGTGCTTCCCATGTGAAAGGCCTCCTCGTGAAAATAATAACTAGCTTTGCCTTTAGTTTAAGCGCGTTCCCGGTACAATGCAATAGGAACCGCTTACAAAAAATAAAACTTAGTCGCGAGTTCGGTATGATATGTAACTAATCCATCCGACTAATTTCGAGGGTGATTGGTTGTGAGGTGACATTGGTGTCGGTATAGTGAAGACAATCTGAGCGCGGCTACGCAGGGGATGGTAGTTCGGCGTACAACTGCGCTTAACTCAGTAAGTAGGGGGAGTTTTCTGATGAAAAAATGGATTACGGATATCGTCCAGGAACAGACCTACGATGCCACGCGCCAGGCCAAGTTTGACATTGCGACGATTGGCCAATCAATGGGCTATCAGGTGGTTAACCTCTTTCGGTATAGCGATCTTAAGGAGTCTAATCAGGCGGTTCGCTCACGGATCGATGGCATCACGGAGGCCATTACGGCGGGGGATCTATTAGTGTATCAATATCCGTCGTTGAATAGTGGCCGGTTTGAAAACTTCTTCGTGGAGCGGATGCACCAACGCCACGTGAAGTTCGTGTGCCTGGTGCACGACGTGGAAACTTTGCGAGACCAGCGCCCACCTAAATGGATCGACGAAGTGGCTTACTTCAACAAGTGTGATGTCTTGATTGTGCATAATCACCGGATGGCCGCAAAACTCCGGGAAATGGGCGTCACCACCCCCATGGTTTATCAATACCTACTCGATTACTTAGATGATAATCATAAGCCGGACCGCTATGTGGCAACGCCGGAAAACTTTAAGCGCGGGGTGGTGTTGGCGGGGAATCTGATGAAGTCCCGTTACATTGCTCACTGGGATCACGCAACCCCCATTACCGCGTTTGGTCACGCTAGTCCCGAGGTTCAGGAAGAATTTGAAGCCAATCCCCAGGTCGATTACCAAGGCAAGTTCTATCGCTGGGAGCTGATTCAACGCTTGCCCCGAACTTTTGGTCTGGCCTGGGACGGTGATACGTCGATTTACCGGTATGATGATTACACGCGCTATAACCACCCCCACAAGGTGTCAATGTATCTTTCCCACGGGTTACCGGTGATTGTTTGGCGTGATGCCGCGGTGGCCAAATTAATTGTGACCAACGGCCTGGGGATCGCCATCGACAGTCTAGCCGACATTGATGCGGCCATTCAGGAAATCAGCGATCGCGAATTGGCCCAGATGTTGGCGAACGTCAGCGCGTTTGGGTACCTGATCCGCGATGGTTGGTTTACCCGGCAGGGCTTACAAGCGGCCGAGCAAAAAATCATCTCACCGCATTTTACGGTACCGCAGGACGATTAAGCGAAGCGGAAGATAAAACTAGTGCCCCAATGGACGGCGTGATGCCGCTTTCCGTTGGGGCACTAGTTTTATTGGCTGGTTGATTTTGATCTAAGAATTAGAGACCTGCAGCATGGTGGCGAACGTCGCCGTGGTCATGCCCGGGGTCACCCGCAGTCGGGCGAGGTTGTAGCGGCCCTGACTCAGTTGTGCGATGCCTTCTTGGGTGGTCAACGCAAGCTGGTAACCGGCTTGCTGCGCTAACTTACGGGTGGTGGCGTCGGCGCGCCCGGCCGGGTAGCAGATCATTTGGGTGTTCTGGTTGAGTTTTTGATCCAACCAGTGCTTGGAAGCCACCAGTTCAGTCTTTTGTTGCGCCGCGGTCAGTTCGTTGAGGTTCAGGTGCTGGACCGTGTGGCTGGCGAAATCGACGTGGCCGGTCGCTAGCATGGTCTTCATCTGGGCTAACGAAAGGTGGTTACTCTTATGCGTGAAGCCGGTAATCACGTTGATGGTGGCGTGTAGGTTATACTTTTGCAGCACCGGTAATGCCCGCGTTAGGTTGTCTTTATAGGCATCGTCTAGGGTGATCCAGACGACCTTCTTCTGCGGGACGCTATTGGTCTTAAGAGCTTTAATGGCCTCGGTCGTGGTCAGCGTGCGGTAATGATGGGCTTTGAGATAGGCCATCTCTTGGGCAAACTGGGCCTGGGGCACCCGTAGCTGATTGCCCGTGGAAATGCTGTGGTACATCAGGATGGGTAACTGTAATGGGTGCTTGAGCTTGAGCCATTTAGGCTGGGCGTCCGCCTGCGCCTTAGGTTGTTTGGCGTCGTTTTCTGCTGGGCGCGACGCGTCACTTTCGGTGCGGTGGTCGGTTTGGTCGTCGACCGGCTTTGCCCCCAAGCAACGCCCCCGAAAATCAACGCGACCAATAACAGACAGCTCCCCCAAAGGAGTCCTTTTCGTTTCATGATGATTCCCCCAATAATCTTAACTAGGGCCTAGTCGCCGCCTTGGCGCCGCAATGTGCGCCTATGTCTGCCAGGACCGGCCCTAGTTTCATTATAGTACAGGGGGTTCAGTTTAACCTAGAATAAAGTTCAATCGGCGCGTTGGGCCAATCGGCGGTAGTAGTCGATCGAGTCCGGATCGAGGTGTAACGCCGTGATGACGTCCCGATCGTTCAACTGGGGATGGCGGCGCAGATAGTTCACTAAATAACCTTGATAGAGTACCGTGGGGCTAAGTTTAAAGTTCGTCACGGCTTCATCGGGGCGTAGATACTTGTGCAGCCCGGGGAGCGTCAGGTGCGGATCGGCCGCGGCGCGTTGTTTAAGAAACCAGTCGGCGCACTGAAACCGAGTTTGGAGTGGGGCGAGAAAGGCGTGCAGTTGGGTCAAAAAGCGTTGTTCGGCAGCCGACCAAGTGGTGGTGACCAGCTGGGCCGTGAAGTTGGGTTTTAAGTAGACCTGCACGGGGTAACCCTTAGTGGTTAGCAACATCGCGGTCCGGGTGTAGACGTGCAAGCGTTCATCGGCTAGCCAGGTGTCCAGATCGTCGACCCACCGAAAGTTAACCGGTCGAGCAGCTTCCTTGGGTTTGCTTTTGAGGTCTAGCGTGGGCAGGTAGGGGGTCCAGTTGTGGGAGAAGAGGAACTTAAAATAGACGTTGAGGTGGGACAACACTTTATTGTAGGTTTGATTTTGAATTTGGCGGTTATTGGTCAACATGGCCAGGTACTGTTCCACGTCGGCGGTTTGTAATTGGTTGACGCGGTGCTCGGTTTGATAAGTCGGGTTAAAGTTCTCCAGGTAATGGAAGAAGTCCTGAAGCGTTGTCAGGTACTCGTCGCGGGTCGCCTGAGCGATGTCGCGTTGGGCAAGACTGCGCTCGAACGCGTCTTGATACGGATAACGAATTTTCATAAGAGGACCTCCTGACAAGTATTACTTTAACGATAACACGAGTCGCCCCCAAAGTCCTAGTCCAAGGGAACTGGCGCTAAAAAGCGGCACCTCACGAATTTCTCGTGAAGTCCCGCTTAGCAGGTACGTTAGTGATGAAGATGTGGGGACCGGGACCGGCTTAAAGCTGACGATTCTGAGCCGAGTTAATTTTGGCTGCTTTCCGCGGCCCGGACTTGGTTGCGCAGGGTCGTTTTTTCTTCCTCGGAGATGAAGGCCCCGTCGATGGCGTTCAGGGTGAGCTTTTCCATTAGCGACCAGTCCAACCCGTAGTGGTCGTGTAAGGCCATGAACTCCCCGGTCAAATCGACGTTAGAAACGGTTCGATCGTCGGTGTTAATGGTGACGCACAGTCCGGCGCTTAGAAATTCGCTCAGCGGGAAGTCCGCATAGCCGGTGACCGCCTTGGTTTGGAGGTTACTGGTCAGGCACATTTCGATCGGCGCGTTGGCGGCTTTGGCCTGCGCGATGATCTTGGGGTGACCGCTCATGTGAACCCCGTGGCCAATGCGACTGGCTCCCAGGTCTAGTGCTTCGGCCACGTTACTGGCG
Above is a window of Levilactobacillus zymae DNA encoding:
- a CDS encoding polysaccharide deacetylase family protein — encoded protein: MGAKPVDDQTDHRTESDASRPAENDAKQPKAQADAQPKWLKLKHPLQLPILMYHSISTGNQLRVPQAQFAQEMAYLKAHHYRTLTTTEAIKALKTNSVPQKKVVWITLDDAYKDNLTRALPVLQKYNLHATINVITGFTHKSNHLSLAQMKTMLATGHVDFASHTVQHLNLNELTAAQQKTELVASKHWLDQKLNQNTQMICYPAGRADATTRKLAQQAGYQLALTTQEGIAQLSQGRYNLARLRVTPGMTTATFATMLQVSNS
- a CDS encoding phage integrase N-terminal SAM-like domain-containing protein, whose product is MKIRYPYQDAFERSLAQRDIAQATRDEYLTTLQDFFHYLENFNPTYQTEHRVNQLQTADVEQYLAMLTNNRQIQNQTYNKVLSHLNVYFKFLFSHNWTPYLPTLDLKSKPKEAARPVNFRWVDDLDTWLADERLHVYTRTAMLLTTKGYPVQVYLKPNFTAQLVTTTWSAAEQRFLTQLHAFLAPLQTRFQCADWFLKQRAAADPHLTLPGLHKYLRPDEAVTNFKLSPTVLYQGYLVNYLRRHPQLNDRDVITALHLDPDSIDYYRRLAQRAD
- a CDS encoding serine hydrolase, coding for MKSLKRWLVRVSAGLAVLAGLAPVLPAHAASGVSKVPARAAYVMDAQSGQVLYQQNANKRYPIASLSKLLTVYLTVKAIDSGKINWTDQVPVDHNLIRLSHNSVFSSLRMKNSDQFTVKELVVAAMVASSNSAASALGDYVAGSNAAFIEAMNQQCQDWGINAHFISSSGLDNSDLKSYGYRLPGTGATEENLVSAKAISIVAQHLLAADPAITQIASKTEATVNGTTIYNENSCLPGKSQYKKESQIDGLKTGYTENAKLCYTATFWVNGERMIATILGGDTTFSAMNKLIKQVKQTYQLQPTALNSRTVTLVNGAKVMAAPNTSQVGSWTQGNQTDTITTSFKPQLTATQLKTGQVQTGEPVGELTVADQQTGITQHVTYYARSNATLFTSHQAFQTTTSQPATLLKALTAQTAVFASGL
- a CDS encoding CopY/TcrY family copper transport repressor encodes the protein MATTEVTATISDAEWRVMRVVWTLKQADSRTIISLLEKQHDWKAPTIKTLIGRLVKKGALATTKQGRQYIYTPQIKEQAAMDAALLTELNQMCAMHRGTALAHVIDQLDLSRGDVETLMAHLEQKLPTAPASVPCDCLPDDCEGSCDV